The nucleotide window ATGCCGAGCAATGCCGGGGCCGAGCCGCGGCCCCGGGGCCGAAACTCGCGTCCCACCGCGGCCATTGCGAAGCTCCCCAGGAAGAACCCCAGGAGCTCGGGCCGGATGTACTGCATGCGGGGGTTGGCGTGCAGGCCGAGGGCGCCGGCGGCGTTCTCCAGGAAACACGAGATGCAGATCCCCGTGTTGACCGGGTTGCCCAGGTAGGCCAGCAGGCTGCCGGCCAGGCCCAGGAGGCCCCCGGCGGCCAGGGCCCACCCGTGCCGGCGCAGGGCGCCCCGCCCGCCCAACTACTCACACCCCCCGGCGAGGCGCCGCTGGAGGTAGTAGAGGTCCCGAATCTCCCGAGGCGGATTCTCGGCCCACGGGCCTTCCCGCAGCTCGGCCAGGCGGCGGGCGATGGCGCGGCCGGCGCCGAAGGCCGCCCCCCGGTCCGCCACCGTTGCGTCGGCCTCCACGGCCTTGCGCCAGTGCCCCACGGCGGCCGCGGCCGCCCCCTCGCGGTAGGCAGCCTCTCCCAGCAGGAACCACGCGTAGCCCGGGTAGGGGCCCCGGCTGACCCGGTCCCGCAGGGCGAGCAGCGCCTCGTCGTCGCGGCCGTCTCCCAGGGCTGCGCGGATCGCCGCGTAGCTGGTCTCCACGGCGGCGGCTTCGGAGGGGCGGGCGGCGCAGGGGTCGGATCCCTGGGAGATACCGCTGAGGTTTCGCGCCTCTACCCCGGCCCAGGCGAGGCACGATGCGACCCCGAGGGCGAGGAGGAACCGGGTGAGGCGAGGCCCAGGGGCCATCAGTACTGCTCGTAGGGAGGGAACTGGGCAAGCCGGGCCCACCGGCGCAGGGGTTCGTAGTCCTCGTCCGCGAGGGCCTCGAAGCCGTCCACCAGGGCCCGGCGCAGCACGGCCAGTCGTTCGCTCCCTACCTCAACGGTGGTGTCGTCATCGGCGGCGAGCAGGGCCTGCCGCACCCGCGCCACCCACTCGGGCGCCACGCGCGCGGCGGCCCCCACTGTGCAGTAGGGTGCCAGGTCCGTGCGGGCCAGGACGACGAAATCGTCCGGGGCGATCTTGCCCTCGGCGGTCATCTCCTCCAGGTCGATGAGGGGGGCGGCCCCCGCGTCGAAGGCGCCGTAGAGCACCGAATAGATGATCTTCTCGTGCTTCCAGGATCCGTGGGGGATGGCGTAGAACCCTAGATCCCTCTCCGGGTCGATGCCCGCCTCCAGGAGCAGGGCGTACTCGGCGAGGAAGCCGAAGGGCGCCCACTGGGGACCGAAGACGAACCGCTTGCCCCTCAGGTCGTCCAGGGATTCGATGCCCGCCCCCCGGCGGGCGATGACGGCCCCCCGGGTGAGGACTCCAAAGGAGCCCTTCTTTTCCGCTGCCACCAGCTGGAGGGCGTGGTGCTCCCGGAGGATCACGTAGAGAAGCGAGTTGGTGTGGGTGAAGTCGAGCTCCCCCTGGGCCAGGGCGCCCTCCACGTCCGCCGTGTCGAGGTAGACGCTCTCGAACCGGGCGCCGCTCGTCTTCGAGAGATACGCGCTCAGGGGCTCGAAGCGCTCCCGGGTCTCCTCGATGGAATTGCAGATCATGTATCCGATGCGAAAGGTGGGACGCTCTGCCCGGCAGCCCGCGAGCAGGCCCAGGGCCACCAGCACCCCCAGCAGCGCCCTAGTTCCCACGGTGCACCGCCTGTCGCGCGGCCTTCCGGGCCGGATCGCGGGAGGCCGCGGCCTGCAAGAAGGCATCAGACCCATAGAACCTCGGGATGTTTCTCAGTGCGCGGTCCACGGTGAAGAACCGCAGGTCGTCGAGCACGTCCTCCCGAATCCAGAACTGGCAGGGCCCCGCCCCCGCAACGTCTCCCGCCGGCCGGACCGCGATACCGTCGGGCGGAGGAGCTTCGGGGAGGAGGAGGAGATCCACGTCGCCGCGAGCCAGGGCGGCCGCCCCGTCGCCCTCCACCGCCACGAACTCGGGGGCGATGCCGGTCTTTTCCTCCACGTAGTATCCCGCCGCATAGGCCGCCAGGGCGAGGGAGGGCTCCGGCGGGACCCCCACCCGAAGGCGCGCGCCGAAGCACCCGTGCCCCTCCTGCGGGAGGGCCAGGAGGGCCGCCAGGACGCACAGGACGACCGCGCCCATCGCGGTGCGGAGCCGGCTCGACAGACTCACAGAACCTTGCCCGGGTTGAGGATGCCGAGGGGGTCGAAGGTGGCCTTGATGCCGCGCATGAGCTCCAGGGCTTTCGGGGAGAGGAAACGGTGGAGATAGGGCTTCTTCAGGACGCCGATACCGTGCTCTCCCGAGGGGAGGCCCCCAAGCCGCGACGTGATCTCCATCACCTGCTCCATGGCTGCGGGGAGGCGCTCGGCCCAGGGCTCTCGGGGCAGGTCCCGGCGAAGCAGGTTCACATGGACGTTTCCGTCCCCGGCGTGGCCGAAGCACGCGGCCGCGAGGCCGAGCTCCCGCCCCACGCCCTTCACCGCGTCCACGAGATCCGGAACCCGGGACCGGGGAACCACCACGTCGGCCTTGCCGATCTCGGGGCTCAGGGCCCGCAGGGCCTCGCCGAGGCAGCGCCGGCTTTCCCACAGGCGGGCCTGCTGCCCGGGGTCCTGGGCCGCAAGGATCTCCAGGGCGCCTTCCTCCTGGGCAATCGCGCCCACCCGGACCATTTCCCCTTCCAGGGCGCCCTCGTCCTCCCCGTCGAGCTCCAGGAGGGCGTAGGCGCCGGCCGAGGCTCCGCCGGGCAGGTCCCGCCCCAGGTACCTTCGCGCCGCGTCGATGGTTACGTCGTCCATGAACTCGGCTACGGCAGGGACGATGCGCTCCCGGATGACCCGAGCCACGGCCAGCGCGGCCCCCCGGAGGTCGGGGAAGGGAAGCAGGAGCGCTACCCGTCGGGACGGGTGGGGCAGCAGCCGCAGCACGACCCGGGTGACCACGCCCAGAGTTCCCTCGCTCCCCACCAGGAGCTCCGCCAGGTGGTAGCCGGTGGCATTTTTCACGGTCTTTCCCCCCAGGTCCAGGAGGGTGCCGTCCGCCAGCCCCACCTGGAGACCCAGCAGGTAATCCCGGGTGGTGCCGTACTTCACGGCCCGGGCGCCGCCGGCCCCTACCACGACGTTTCCCCCGATAGAACAGGAATCCAGGCTCGCCGGGTCCGGGGGGTAGAAGAGGCCGTGGCGCTGGGCTTCCTCCTGCACGCGCCCCGTGACCACCCCCGGCTCACAGGTGAGGGTGAGGTTGTCCGCGTCGAGCTCCAGGATCCGGTCCATGCGCTCCAGGGAGAGGACCACCCCGCCCCCCAGGGCGACGCATCCCCCCGCCACGCCGGTTCCGGCTCCCCGGGGGACGACCGCGAACGGCCCCGCCGACGCCCACCGCAACACCTCGCAGACCTCCTCGGCGGTCCGGGGCCGCACCACAGCGGTCGGCTCGGCCTCGAGCATCGTCGACTCGTCGCGGGCGTATCGGGCGCGGATCTCGGCCCGGTCGCTGACGCAGCCCTCCCCCAGGCGCCGGGCGAGGGCGTCGAGGTCGGACCGTCCGGGCGGGCGCAGGGTGCTGGTCACGGGCAAGGGCGCGCGGGAAGGAATCGCCGGGGTGCGGAAGTCCTCGGGGCCCTGCCGCAAGCGGACCCGCTCAGAAGGGCATCCGCAAGGTCTGCACCTCTCCGGTGCGGACGTTCTTCAGTTGCAGGCGAAGCTCCTGGGCGGCCAGGGCCTCGGCGGGGAAGTACAGGATTCCGTGGCTGATCGCCTGGGGCGAGACCGGCTTGTTCTCCATGGAGCGGTTTCGCAGATCCTCCCGGATCGTCCGGCGCACATCCTCGTGGTCCTGCATACCCTTGGCCCCGCCCAGCACGGCACCGCCGGCGCCGCCCACGGCGGCCCCCTTCCCGGTCGTCTCGAGCACCCGGCCTCCGGTCACGATGCCGACTGCCGCCCCCACGATGGCCCCCGCGGCCGCCCCGAGAAAGGCCCCCTTGCCGGCCTCGGGAGCGATCTTGCCCCACTCGGTGCTTTTCTCCAGGCGGCTGTATGCCATGCTCTGGTCCAGGATGTTCCAGAGCTGGCCCTGGGGGTCCATGAGGAAGGTCTGGTTCGCCACGACCTCCACCGGATCCCATCCCAGGTGGTCGAAAGCGACCTGCACCGGCAGGACGCCGGCCCCGATGATGTCGAAGCCGAAGGCCTCCCGCGCCGCGTCCCGATCGGCGTAGGGGCGGGAACCGACCGTTACCCCGAACACCTCGACCGCGTTGGGGTACGCGGACGGGTGGAGGATCGGAACCGCCCTTTGCTCGTATCGGGTGCACCCCCCGAGCCACAGGGCGGCCCCCGCCAGCAGGAGAGCG belongs to Thermodesulfobacteriota bacterium and includes:
- a CDS encoding phosphate/phosphite/phosphonate ABC transporter substrate-binding protein; amino-acid sequence: MGTRALLGVLVALGLLAGCRAERPTFRIGYMICNSIEETRERFEPLSAYLSKTSGARFESVYLDTADVEGALAQGELDFTHTNSLLYVILREHHALQLVAAEKKGSFGVLTRGAVIARRGAGIESLDDLRGKRFVFGPQWAPFGFLAEYALLLEAGIDPERDLGFYAIPHGSWKHEKIIYSVLYGAFDAGAAPLIDLEEMTAEGKIAPDDFVVLARTDLAPYCTVGAAARVAPEWVARVRQALLAADDDTTVEVGSERLAVLRRALVDGFEALADEDYEPLRRWARLAQFPPYEQY
- a CDS encoding FAD-linked oxidase C-terminal domain-containing protein, whose product is MTSTLRPPGRSDLDALARRLGEGCVSDRAEIRARYARDESTMLEAEPTAVVRPRTAEEVCEVLRWASAGPFAVVPRGAGTGVAGGCVALGGGVVLSLERMDRILELDADNLTLTCEPGVVTGRVQEEAQRHGLFYPPDPASLDSCSIGGNVVVGAGGARAVKYGTTRDYLLGLQVGLADGTLLDLGGKTVKNATGYHLAELLVGSEGTLGVVTRVVLRLLPHPSRRVALLLPFPDLRGAALAVARVIRERIVPAVAEFMDDVTIDAARRYLGRDLPGGASAGAYALLELDGEDEGALEGEMVRVGAIAQEEGALEILAAQDPGQQARLWESRRCLGEALRALSPEIGKADVVVPRSRVPDLVDAVKGVGRELGLAAACFGHAGDGNVHVNLLRRDLPREPWAERLPAAMEQVMEITSRLGGLPSGEHGIGVLKKPYLHRFLSPKALELMRGIKATFDPLGILNPGKVL